A window from Bacteroidia bacterium encodes these proteins:
- a CDS encoding aspartate-semialdehyde dehydrogenase, with protein sequence MKIAVVGATGLVGTKMMQVLEERNFPVMEFFPVASEKSVGKEVTFKGKTYKVIGMDEAIRCKPDIAIFSAGGGTSTEWAPKFAAAGITVVDNSSAWRMDPTKKLVVPEINADVLGKEDKIIANPNCSTIQMVVALNPLHQKYKVRRIVVSTYQSVTGTGKKAVDQLMNERKGVKGEMAYAYPIDLNLLPQIDVFLDNGYTKEEMKMVNETKKIMRDDTIRVTATTVRVPVMGGHSESVNIEFEKNFDLEEVRQLLASSPGIIVVDDIRNLKYPMPIDAYDRDEVFVGRLRRDETQPNTLNMWVVSDNLRKGAATNAVQIAEYLVEKGLV encoded by the coding sequence ATGAAAATCGCCGTTGTAGGAGCTACCGGGCTCGTAGGTACCAAAATGATGCAAGTGCTGGAGGAAAGAAATTTCCCCGTAATGGAGTTCTTTCCTGTAGCCTCCGAAAAAAGTGTAGGGAAGGAGGTAACATTCAAAGGCAAGACGTATAAGGTTATTGGGATGGACGAGGCGATCAGGTGCAAACCTGACATCGCTATTTTTTCTGCTGGGGGCGGTACTTCTACCGAGTGGGCGCCGAAGTTTGCAGCGGCAGGCATCACAGTGGTGGATAACTCCTCCGCCTGGCGAATGGATCCCACCAAGAAACTGGTGGTGCCGGAGATCAACGCGGATGTGCTGGGGAAAGAGGATAAGATCATTGCTAATCCGAATTGCTCCACCATTCAAATGGTGGTGGCATTGAACCCCCTTCATCAGAAATATAAGGTCAGGCGCATTGTAGTTTCAACCTACCAGAGCGTGACAGGAACAGGCAAGAAGGCGGTGGATCAGCTAATGAACGAGCGTAAAGGAGTGAAGGGAGAAATGGCCTATGCGTATCCCATTGACCTGAATCTGCTTCCGCAAATTGATGTATTCCTGGACAACGGCTACACGAAAGAGGAGATGAAGATGGTGAATGAAACGAAGAAGATCATGCGTGATGATACTATTCGTGTTACGGCCACTACCGTGCGGGTGCCGGTGATGGGCGGGCACAGCGAGAGTGTGAATATAGAATTTGAAAAGAATTTTGACCTCGAAGAAGTACGGCAACTATTGGCATCTTCGCCGGGAATAATAGTGGTAGACGATATAAGGAATTTAAAATACCCGATGCCCATAGACGCGTACGACAGGGATGAAGTTTTTGTTGGAAGATTACGCCGCGACGAAACCCAGCCCAATACCCTTAACATGTGGGTGGTGTCTGACAACCTCCGCAAGGGTGCCGCTACAAATGCGGTTCAGATCGCGGAGTATTTGGTGGAGAAGGGGTTGGTGTAG
- a CDS encoding WG repeat-containing protein, with protein sequence MRKIFCPILLLTLLYCSCETPVQQNEVSGDRKPEVFEKDGKYGFRDSLGVIIPARYDFAYDFDTSLVTAVTDSSGWSIIDRKGNYLLTPVVYDNGPDYFEEGLARFIDNGKMGFFNTRGQKVIPANWDFATPFKAGLTSVCLGCSQVPIDEEHWKMEGGKWGMMDKTGKMVIPAEYQALLHFDNDSITIQQDGKWYKMHIRKPERIPIKAPY encoded by the coding sequence ATGAGAAAGATCTTCTGCCCCATCCTGCTCCTCACACTTCTTTATTGTTCCTGCGAAACCCCGGTTCAACAGAACGAGGTCTCCGGAGACCGTAAACCGGAAGTATTTGAAAAAGACGGTAAGTACGGCTTCCGTGATTCGCTGGGAGTGATCATCCCTGCCCGGTACGACTTCGCCTACGACTTTGATACCAGCCTTGTTACGGCAGTAACCGATAGTTCCGGCTGGAGCATTATTGACCGGAAAGGGAACTACCTTCTCACTCCGGTGGTGTATGATAATGGTCCTGATTACTTCGAAGAAGGACTCGCCCGCTTCATTGACAATGGCAAAATGGGGTTTTTTAATACCCGCGGACAGAAAGTGATTCCCGCCAACTGGGATTTCGCCACTCCCTTTAAAGCCGGACTTACCAGCGTATGCCTGGGCTGCTCCCAGGTTCCTATTGATGAGGAACATTGGAAAATGGAAGGCGGCAAATGGGGAATGATGGATAAAACCGGGAAAATGGTGATTCCGGCAGAATACCAGGCCTTGCTGCACTTCGACAACGACTCCATTACTATTCAGCAGGATGGCAAGTGGTACAAAATGCATATCCGGAAGCCGGAGCGCATTCCCATTAAGGCACCCTATTAA